A window of Oncorhynchus kisutch isolate 150728-3 linkage group LG10, Okis_V2, whole genome shotgun sequence contains these coding sequences:
- the LOC109893517 gene encoding interleukin-8-like — MSIRMSASLVVVLLALLTITEGMSLRGMGADLRCRCIETESRRIGRLIKKVEMFPPSSHCRDTEIIATLSKSGQEICLDVSAPWVKRVIEKMLANNK, encoded by the exons ATGAGCATCAGAATGTCAGCCAGCCTTGTCGTTGTGCTCCTGGCCCTCCTGACCATTACTGAGG GGATGAGTCTGAGAGGCATGGGGGCTGACCTGCGATGTCGCTGCATTGAGACGGAAAGCAGACGAATTGGTAGACTCATTAAGAAGGTGGAGATGTTCCCTCCCAGCTCGCACTGCAGagacactgagatcat TGCCACTCTGAGCAAGAGCGGTCAGGAGATTTGTCTGGATGTCAGCGCTCCTTGGGTCAAGAGGGTCATTGAGAAGATGCTGGCCAA CAACAAATGA